The genomic interval AATTTGAAAACAGAACAAAACGTTCAGACAGATTTAAACTTAGAATACAAAAACACACATTTCGAATTCTTCGTAAACGGATTTTATAATCATGTAAATAATTATATCTATACTTCGCCAACTGGAGAAATTCGTGACGATAATGATGTTTTTGCTTATGTTCAAGATAATGCAAAATTATATGGTGGTGAAGTTGGTCTGCATTTTCACCCACATCCGCTAGATTGGTTGCATTTTGAAACAAGTTTTGAAACTGTGACAGGTAAAAAAGATAATGACGATTATTTACCTTTAATTCCTGCAAACAACTGGAATAATACATTAAGAACAGAATTTAATATCAAAGATTGGTTAAGCGAAGGGTTTGCTTCTTTAAACGTTTCTTCAACTTTCAGCCAAGATAATGTAAGCGGATTTGAAACTGCTTCTAAAGGTTATACTTTGGTAAATTTAGGTTTTGGAGGTACTGTAAAACTTGGGAAAACGGCTTTCGATATTAACTTAAACGGAAACAATTTATTCGATAAAAAATATATTGCGCACCTTTCTAGATTGAAAACAGATGGAATTCCGAATATTGGGAGAAACATCGTTCTAGGAGTTAATTTTAATTTATAATTTTTTTAACCGCAAAGAACGCAATGAGATTACGCAAAGTTCGCTAAGTTTTATTTTATTAGACAACGTTTAAAAAGAATCTCGCAAAGTCGCGAAGTCGCAAAAAAATTTTAAAACTTTGCGTCTCTGCATCTTTGCGAGATTAATATTGAATACTTTGCGTTCTTTGTGGTTAATAACACAACAATCTCACAGAAAGTACTATTTTTGTTACAACAGATAAAAATTAACTATGAAAAAAACTTTTTTATTAATGGCAATCACAACTGCGGGAATTTCTTTTGCTCAAAACAAGATCAAATATCCTGAAACCAAAAAGGGAGAAACCGTTGATGTATATTTTGATACAAAAGTGAGCGATCCTTACCGCTGGCTTGAAGACGACAAATCTGCTGAAACTGGAGCTTGGGTAAAAGCTGAAAATGAGGTAACTTATGGTTACTTAAATCAAATTCCATTTCGTGAAGAACTTAAAAAACGAATGGAAAAACTTTGGAACTACGAGAAAATCGGCGCTCCATACAAAGAAGGACAATTTACATATTTTTCTAAAAATAACGGTCTTCAAAATCAATCTGTGGTGTACAGAAAAGATAAAAGCGGAAAAGAAGAGGTTTTCTTAGATCCGAATACTTTTTCTAAAGACGGAACAACTTCTCTTGGCGGTTTAGATTTTTCTAAAGATGGTAGCAAAGCTGCTTACGCAATTTCTGAAGGCGGTAGCGACTGGAGAAAAGTAATTATTATTGATGCTGTTTCTAAAAAAGTTTTAGAAGATACTTTGGTTGATGTAAAATTCAGCGGAATTTCATGGCATGGAAATGAAGGTTTCTATTACTCTAGTTATGAAAAACCAAAAGGAAGCGAATTATCTGCAAAAACAGATCAGCACAAATTGTATTTTCATAAATTAGGAACTTCTCAAAAAGATGATAAAGTGATTTTTGGTGCAGATCAGAAGAGAAGATATATTGGAGGTCACGTTACTGAAGATGATCGCTATTTGATTATTACTGCGGCGAACTCTACTTACGGAAACGAACTTTACATTAAAGACTTAACTAAACCAAATAGCCCAATTGTTACTATTGTAGATAATTTTAATGCTGAGAATTCAATCATTGAAAATGAAGGCACAAAACTATTTATACAAACAGATTACAATGCTCCTAATGGACGCGTGGTTACTGTAGATGCAGGAAATCCAAAAGTAGAAAACTGGAAAGATTTCATCAAAGAAACGGAAAATGTTTTATCTCCATCAACTGGCGCTGGATACTTTTTTGCCAATTATACAAAAGATGCGGTTTCGTTTGTATTACAATACGATTATAGCGGAAAATTAGTTCGCGAAATTAAACTTCCTGCGGTGGGATCTGCTGGCGGATTTGGCGGAAAAAAGAATGAAAAAATCTTGTATTACAGTTTCACAAATTATACAACTCCAGGAAGCATCTACTCTTTCGAACCAAAATCTGGTAAATCTGAAGTGTATCAAAAACCAAAAGTTGATTTCAAGAGTGAAGATTACGAGTCTAAACAAGTATTCTATACTTCAAAAGACGGTACAAAAGTTCCGATGATTATTACTTATAAAAAAGGAACAAAATTAGACGGTAAAAATCCAACTATCCTTTATGGTTACGGCGGATTCAATGTTAGTTTAACGCCAAGTTTTAGTATTGCAAATGCCGTTTGGATGGAAAATGGAGGCGTTTATGCCGTTGCCAATTTAAGAGGTGGTGGTGAATACGGAAAAAAATGGCATGATGCAGGAACGAAATTGCAAAAGCAAAATGTTTTTGACGATTTTATCGCTGCTGCGGAATATTTAATTGCACAAAAATATACTTCATCTGATTATTTAGCGATTCGCGGAGGTTCTAACGGAGGATTATTAGTTGGAGCAACAATGACACAGCGTCCAGATTTGATGAAAGTTGCATTACCAGCAGTTGGTGTTATGGATATGCTTCGTTACAATGCTTTTACAGCAGGTGCTGGATGGGCTTTCGATTACGGAACTGCTCAAGATAACAAAGAAATGTTCGAATATTTAAAAGGTTATTCTCCTGTTCACAATGTTAAAAAAGGAACTCAATATCCTGCTACGATGGTAACAACTGGAGATCATGATGATCGTGTTGTTCCGGCGCATAGTTTTAAATTTGCTTCTGAATTGCAAGAAAAACAAGCTGGAGAAAATCCTGTTTTAATTAGAATTGATGTTAAAGCTGGTCACGGTGCAGGAAAATCTGTTGCGGCTACAATTCAAGAAAATGTAGATATTCAAGCTTTTACGCTTTACAATATGGGTTTTAAAGCTTTACCTAAAAAGTAAGACTTTAAACTGATTTTTTATTAGCCACGAATTGCACTAATTTCCACGAATTTAAATTGTGAGGAATGTGTAATTCGTGGTTATTTTTTTGCCACAGATTAAAAGGATTTAATGGATTTTTATAAAATCTGTGACAATCATTTTAATCTGTGGCAAAACTTCAAAAAATAATTCGTGAAAATTAGTGTAATTCGTGGCAAACCTTTTTTAAATTTGAGAAACTAAAAAACCAAACGATGAAAATTATAAAATGGGGAATTATTGGATGCGGTAATGTAACAGAAGTAAAAAGCGGACCAGCATTTCAAAAAGCTCCAAATTCTGCTTTAGTTGCTGTTATGCGAAGAGATGCATCACTTGCCGAAGATTACGCCAAACGCCACAATGTACCAAAATGGTATTCGAATGCTATAGATTTAATAAATGATCCAGAAGTTGATGCCGTTTATATTGCTACTCCTCCATCTTCTCATAAAGAATACACCATTTTATGCGCCAAAGCCGGAAAACCAGTTTATGTAGAAAAACCAATGGCTTTAACTTTTGAAGAATGTAACGAAATGATTTCTGCTTGCAAAGAGCATAATGTTCCGTTATTTGTTGCATATTATAGAAGAGCCTTGCCTCGATTTTTAAAAATTAAAGAAATAATTGACGAAGGCAAATTAGGAAACATTAGACATGTAAACTGTGTTTTATATCATCCTTTTGAAGCGCGTTACGATGACGAAATCAATCTTCCTTGGACTGTGTTGCCTCATATTTCTGGGGGCGGAATTTTTGTTGATTTAGCATGTCATACTTTAGATTTTCTAGATTTTATTCTAGGTCCGATAAAATCTGTGCGCGGACATGCAACTTCTCAGTTAAAAGCTTATCCTGCCGAAGATACCGTTTCAATGTCATTCTTATTTGAAAACGGAATTCATGGATCTGGAATATGGAATTTTGCCAGTTTTGAGCGTTACGACAACACCGAAATTGTAGGTGATAAAGGAAAAATTTCTTTCTCTACTTTTGGAAATGACCCAATACACATTCAATATACAAATGGAGAAAAAGAAAGTATTACAATAGAAAATCCCCTTCACATTCAACAACCTTTTATCGAAACTGTAATGGCGGAACTTTTAGGAAAAGAAGGTGCTTCGGCTTCAAAAGGAATTTCTGGAGCCAGAACAACTTGGGTTATTGATCAGGTTTTGAAGGAGTTTAGAGCATCTTCTAAATAATGTATTACATAGTTTTGTCATTGCGAGGAACGAGGAATCTCCACAAGTAGCTCAACAAAGATTGACGATTTTCTTTACGGAGTTTCTTGCGGAGATTCCTCGTTCCTCGGAATGACAAATAAAGCGAGAATCCGAAATGACAAAAAAATAAAAAAGGATATTCTTTCGAATATCCTTTTTTCAAAAAACTATAAACTCTATAAAAAATTATAGACTGTATTTGATACCTAATGTTAGTCCTAAACCAGAGATTCCAACATAAGAACTTAATTCGTCCATTGCCTCGTTAGGTCTTGTAGTATCTCTTTGATCAGGAGTTGCTGTGTTAGGATTAAATAAAGCATTGTTAGAATTAACATCTAATTTATCTCTGTAATTTGTGTGGATTTGAGCTGTAGTTCTCGTTGCCAAAGCATCATTACCATTTACCGTAAATTCTGTAGTCTCCTTTGTTTTTCCGTGAACAGTAAAGTTACGATACTCTAATTCTGCAAATGCAGAAAGATGTGAAGTCAATTTAAAAGTTGTACCTACAGCAGCAGTAAATCCAATTGTTGGATTTGGTTTTACTTTATCAACGCTGTGAACATTTCCAAAAGCTGTTGGAGTTCCTGTTGGACTAAAAGCAATTGGAGCATACGCATCAGAAGTAATTTCTAAATCACCATGAACAGGTACTAAAACCCCAACTTTAGTATATGGTTCAAAACCATGAGATTCTCCTAAAAACATTACAATTGCCGGTGCTAAATCAAAAGCAGTAATTTGACCTACTGATTTAAAACTATAAACTCCACTTGGTGTAATTGGAACATCAGATGTCGTTTGTGCCATTTTCTTGTCATTACTAGTGTAGTAATTAACTCCTAATTCTACTCCAAGACGTGTAGAAAAACGATATCCTGCAGTTACGCCAGTTCTGAAACCTTGTCCAAACGAACCTGTAACACTTTTTTCAGAAACTAATTTCCCTCCTACATATGTTCTATCTAATGCAGCATTTCCACCTACAGTTGGAAATTCTGTTGAAGCTGTTTGGTTAAAATAAGATCCACCTAATTTGAAATACCAGCTTTCTGGTTTGTCCGCCTTTTCTGTTTGCGCCATCGTTGCCATAGAGCAAACTAGCATTCCTAATAAAAATAGGTTCTTTTTCATAATTTTGATTTAATTGATTTATACAAACTTAGAGCATTTTTAACATATTCTTAAGTTTGCAAAGTTAGACTTGGAACGAAATCGTTGTAATTTTGGGCAATATTACTAAAAAACTATTATGCACGCATATTTTTAACACAAAAAATTAACATCTGTTTAAATTTTAACTGTTAAATTTTTAGTTTAGTTTAAAATTAATCTGCATTTTTTCTAATTCCTGTAATAATTCCGTGGAAATCCTCACTTTTAAACGACGACTTGGCATCGATAATTTAGTTACTACTTTTATTTCTTCAACTTCATTTACTTCTTGAATTTTAGTGTCTTCCATTGCACTATCTTCATTGTCATTTTCTGCTTCAAAAACGGCATCTTCGGCTTCAAAATCTGTTGGAGTTTCTACCTCAACGAGTCGTTTTATTTTTTCTAATTCCATAATTTCAAAAGTCACAGAATTGTCTCCCTTATTCTCATTAAACAAATGACTTAATTTATGAATGAACTCTGGATGAAGATCTTTAATATTTAACAACAAGATTAGTTTTTTAGCAAAAGCTTCTAGAATATCCTGCAACTGTCGAATCTCAACAAACTGCATTCTCGGATCGGTTTTTTTACCCGTATCATGATTTACCCAACCATCTTTAATCATTATTTTCAAAAAGGCAAAATTATTCTGAATCAAGAAATGACGAAATTTTAAATATTCTTCACCAAAAATCTTAAACTCATAACTTTCATCATAACCTTCTAAATTGAAAGCAGCCCAGCCTTTTCCGTTTTTGGCCACACGGTGCTGAACGTTATTGATAATTCCAGCAAACATTAGGTTCTTCCCAACATACTCATTCATACTTTTCAGCGATTCTAAACGAGAATTACAGAAGTATTTCATTTCAAATCTAAAATCGTCAAGTGGATGCCCAGAAATATAGATTCCAACAACCTCTTTTTCTTTTGCCAGTTTTTCCATTGTGCTCCAGTCTTCGCATGGTGGCACAACTGGTTCTGCAATTTGCACTTCACTGGTTTCTCCAAATAAACTAACCTGAGACGAGTTTTCATTTTCCTGAAACTTCGATCCGTAACGCATTGCTTTTTCGTAGAAAGTAATTCCGTCACCATCGTCGTGGAAATATTGCGCTCTGGTTGTTCCTTCAAAAGAATCAAAACCTCCAGCCAATGCTAAATTCTCAATCGCTTTTTTATTAGCGGCACGCAAATCAATTCGCTTTGCCAAATCAAAAATCGATTTATATCTTCCGTCTTTCCTGTTTTCTACAATCGTTTCTACAGCTCCAGAACCAACTCCTTTAATTGCTCCCATTCCAAAACGAACCGCGTAATCATCGTTTACCGTAAATTTATAGTACGACTCATTTACGTCTGGACCAAGAACTTGTAATCCCATACGTTTACATTCTTCCATAAAGAAAGAGACTTGTTTGATATCGTTCATGTTATTTGAAAGTACCGCTGCCATGTATTCTGCAGGATAATGCGCTTTCAAATAAGCAGTTTGATACGCAATCCAAGCATAACAAGTCGAGTGCGATTTGTTGAAGGCGTAACTCGCAAAGGCTTCCCAGTCTTTCCATATTTTTTCTAAAACCTTAGCATCGTGACCTTTTGCAGCAGCTTGTTCAACAAATTTCGGCTTCATTTTATCCAGTACGTCTTTTTGTTTTTTACCCATCGCTTTACGCAAGACGTCGGCCTCACCCTTTGTAAATCCTGCCAAAGACTGAGACAAAAGCATTACCTGCTCTTGGTAAACTGTAATTCCGTAGGTTTCAGACAAATATTCCGCACAGGCATCTAAATCGTATTTGATTTCTTCGTCACCGTTTTTTCTTCGAACGAAAGACGGAATATACTCCAAAGGTCCCGGACGATAAAGCGCATTCATGGCAATTAAATCTCCAAAAACCGTCGGTTTCAGATCTTTCATGTATTTCTGCATTCCAGGCGACTCGTATTGGAAGATTCCAACAGTTTCACCTCTTTGGAAAAGCGCATAAGTTTCTTCATCATCGATTGGGAAAGTATCAGGATCCAAATCTTTTCCAGTTCTATATTTTACCAGTTTAACGGTATCTTTTATCAGCGTAAGGGTTTTCAAACCCAAGAAGTCCATTTTCAGCAATCCGGCGCTTTCTGCAACCGAGTTATCAAACTGTGTTACATATAAATCCGAATCTTTTGCTGTTGTTACAGGAACATAATTCGTAATATCCGACGGCGTAATAATTACCCCGCAGGCGTGAATTCCCGTATTACGCATCGATCCTTCCAAGATTTTTGCCTGCTGAATGGTTTCTCCTGCCAAATCATCTTCATTGGCAATCGCTATTAATTCTTTTACATTATCAAATTCGTCCGAACGAAGGGCTTTTTTAACCTCATCTTCACTCTCCGAAATAAAACGCGCCAAATTCCATTTTGACGGCATCATTCCCGGAATCAGTTTTGCAATTCTATCCGCCTCAAATAGTGGTAAATCCAATACACGAGCCGTATCACGAATCGCCGATTTGGTTGCCATTTTACCATAAGTGATAATCTGCGCCACCTGTTTTTGACCATATTTATTGATTACATATTCCATTACACGTCCACGGCCCTCGTCATCAAAGTCGATATCAATATCGGGCATCGATACACGGTCAGGATTTAGGAAACGCTCAAAAAGCAAGTCGTATTTAATTGGGTCAATATTCGTAATTCCGAGACAATATGCAACGGCAGAACCCGCTGCTGATCCACGACCTGGCCCAACCGATACGTCCATTTTTCTAGCCTCGGCAATGAAATCCTGTACAATCAAAAAGTAACCTGGATATCCAGAATTCGAAATTGTCAGCAATTCAAAATCCAAACGTTCTTGAATTGATTCGGTAATTTCACCATATCGTTTTTTAGCACCTTCCATTGTTAGGTGTCGCAGGTATTTATTTTCACCACGAACACCGCCATCTGCTTCATCTTCTGCAACAAAAAACTCTTCTGGGATATCAAACTTCGGAAGCAATACATCTCTGTAAAGCGAATATCCTTCAACCTTATCAATAACTTCCTGAATATTGATAATCGCTTCTGGCAAATCGGCAAAGAGTTTTTTCATCTCGTCTTGCGACTTGAAATAATATTCCTGATTTGGAAGTCCGTAGCGGTAACCACGTCCGCGTCCGATAGGTGTTGCCTGCTTTTCACCATCTTTTACACAAAGTAAAATATCGTGCGCATTGGCATCTTCTTTATTTAAATAATAGGTATTGTTGGTCGCAATTAATTTGACATTGTGTTTTTGCGAAAACTCAATCAGGGTTTTGTTTACACGATTTTCGTCTTCCTGATTGTGGCGCATTACTTCAAGATAGAAATCTTCGCCAAATTGTTCTTTCCACCAAATCAACGCTTCTTCTGCTTGGTTTTCACCAATGTTCAGAATTTTACTCGGAATTTCTCCGTATAAATTTCCAGACAAAACCATAATATCACCTTTGTATTGCTCGACAATCTTTCGATCAATCCTTGGAACATAATAAAATCCGTCAGTATACGCAATCGAAGCCATTTTAGCCAAGTTGTGGTAACCCGCTTTATTTTTAGCCATCAAAACAACCTGATAACCGTTGTCTTTTTTACTTTTATCTAAGTGATTTTCGCAGATATTAAATTCACATCCAACGATTGGTTTTACTTCGGTTTCTGTTGGTTCTTCGCCAGCTTCAACCAAAGCTTTGTTTTTTCCCGAAGCTGCTTTGTTATGATT from Flavobacterium sp. YJ01 carries:
- a CDS encoding prolyl oligopeptidase family serine peptidase, whose translation is MKKTFLLMAITTAGISFAQNKIKYPETKKGETVDVYFDTKVSDPYRWLEDDKSAETGAWVKAENEVTYGYLNQIPFREELKKRMEKLWNYEKIGAPYKEGQFTYFSKNNGLQNQSVVYRKDKSGKEEVFLDPNTFSKDGTTSLGGLDFSKDGSKAAYAISEGGSDWRKVIIIDAVSKKVLEDTLVDVKFSGISWHGNEGFYYSSYEKPKGSELSAKTDQHKLYFHKLGTSQKDDKVIFGADQKRRYIGGHVTEDDRYLIITAANSTYGNELYIKDLTKPNSPIVTIVDNFNAENSIIENEGTKLFIQTDYNAPNGRVVTVDAGNPKVENWKDFIKETENVLSPSTGAGYFFANYTKDAVSFVLQYDYSGKLVREIKLPAVGSAGGFGGKKNEKILYYSFTNYTTPGSIYSFEPKSGKSEVYQKPKVDFKSEDYESKQVFYTSKDGTKVPMIITYKKGTKLDGKNPTILYGYGGFNVSLTPSFSIANAVWMENGGVYAVANLRGGGEYGKKWHDAGTKLQKQNVFDDFIAAAEYLIAQKYTSSDYLAIRGGSNGGLLVGATMTQRPDLMKVALPAVGVMDMLRYNAFTAGAGWAFDYGTAQDNKEMFEYLKGYSPVHNVKKGTQYPATMVTTGDHDDRVVPAHSFKFASELQEKQAGENPVLIRIDVKAGHGAGKSVAATIQENVDIQAFTLYNMGFKALPKK
- a CDS encoding Gfo/Idh/MocA family oxidoreductase, which produces MKIIKWGIIGCGNVTEVKSGPAFQKAPNSALVAVMRRDASLAEDYAKRHNVPKWYSNAIDLINDPEVDAVYIATPPSSHKEYTILCAKAGKPVYVEKPMALTFEECNEMISACKEHNVPLFVAYYRRALPRFLKIKEIIDEGKLGNIRHVNCVLYHPFEARYDDEINLPWTVLPHISGGGIFVDLACHTLDFLDFILGPIKSVRGHATSQLKAYPAEDTVSMSFLFENGIHGSGIWNFASFERYDNTEIVGDKGKISFSTFGNDPIHIQYTNGEKESITIENPLHIQQPFIETVMAELLGKEGASASKGISGARTTWVIDQVLKEFRASSK
- a CDS encoding outer membrane beta-barrel protein, with protein sequence MKKNLFLLGMLVCSMATMAQTEKADKPESWYFKLGGSYFNQTASTEFPTVGGNAALDRTYVGGKLVSEKSVTGSFGQGFRTGVTAGYRFSTRLGVELGVNYYTSNDKKMAQTTSDVPITPSGVYSFKSVGQITAFDLAPAIVMFLGESHGFEPYTKVGVLVPVHGDLEITSDAYAPIAFSPTGTPTAFGNVHSVDKVKPNPTIGFTAAVGTTFKLTSHLSAFAELEYRNFTVHGKTKETTEFTVNGNDALATRTTAQIHTNYRDKLDVNSNNALFNPNTATPDQRDTTRPNEAMDELSSYVGISGLGLTLGIKYSL
- the dnaE gene encoding DNA polymerase III subunit alpha — protein: MYLIFDTETTGLPKRWDAPITDSDNWPRCIQIAWQLHDEMGKLIEHQDYLVKPEGFNIPYDAERIHGISTELAEADGITLAEVLEKFNIALSKTKFIVGQNLGFDVNIMGAEFHRMGVESQMSSMPVLDTCTEVTASLLQLPGGRGGKFKLPTLTELHSYLFDQPFAEAHNATADVEATTRCFLELVRREVFTKEELDVPKEYFKEFQERNAEPFKLIGLKHINLKAASDKIREQLKALVGEGQQTVVTEEDKADFKAAKFAHLHNHTQFSVLQSTIGIGNIVAAAAKNGMPAVAMTDTGNMMGAFHFVSAIMNHNKAASGKNKALVEAGEEPTETEVKPIVGCEFNICENHLDKSKKDNGYQVVLMAKNKAGYHNLAKMASIAYTDGFYYVPRIDRKIVEQYKGDIMVLSGNLYGEIPSKILNIGENQAEEALIWWKEQFGEDFYLEVMRHNQEDENRVNKTLIEFSQKHNVKLIATNNTYYLNKEDANAHDILLCVKDGEKQATPIGRGRGYRYGLPNQEYYFKSQDEMKKLFADLPEAIINIQEVIDKVEGYSLYRDVLLPKFDIPEEFFVAEDEADGGVRGENKYLRHLTMEGAKKRYGEITESIQERLDFELLTISNSGYPGYFLIVQDFIAEARKMDVSVGPGRGSAAGSAVAYCLGITNIDPIKYDLLFERFLNPDRVSMPDIDIDFDDEGRGRVMEYVINKYGQKQVAQIITYGKMATKSAIRDTARVLDLPLFEADRIAKLIPGMMPSKWNLARFISESEDEVKKALRSDEFDNVKELIAIANEDDLAGETIQQAKILEGSMRNTGIHACGVIITPSDITNYVPVTTAKDSDLYVTQFDNSVAESAGLLKMDFLGLKTLTLIKDTVKLVKYRTGKDLDPDTFPIDDEETYALFQRGETVGIFQYESPGMQKYMKDLKPTVFGDLIAMNALYRPGPLEYIPSFVRRKNGDEEIKYDLDACAEYLSETYGITVYQEQVMLLSQSLAGFTKGEADVLRKAMGKKQKDVLDKMKPKFVEQAAAKGHDAKVLEKIWKDWEAFASYAFNKSHSTCYAWIAYQTAYLKAHYPAEYMAAVLSNNMNDIKQVSFFMEECKRMGLQVLGPDVNESYYKFTVNDDYAVRFGMGAIKGVGSGAVETIVENRKDGRYKSIFDLAKRIDLRAANKKAIENLALAGGFDSFEGTTRAQYFHDDGDGITFYEKAMRYGSKFQENENSSQVSLFGETSEVQIAEPVVPPCEDWSTMEKLAKEKEVVGIYISGHPLDDFRFEMKYFCNSRLESLKSMNEYVGKNLMFAGIINNVQHRVAKNGKGWAAFNLEGYDESYEFKIFGEEYLKFRHFLIQNNFAFLKIMIKDGWVNHDTGKKTDPRMQFVEIRQLQDILEAFAKKLILLLNIKDLHPEFIHKLSHLFNENKGDNSVTFEIMELEKIKRLVEVETPTDFEAEDAVFEAENDNEDSAMEDTKIQEVNEVEEIKVVTKLSMPSRRLKVRISTELLQELEKMQINFKLN